The Perca fluviatilis chromosome 2, GENO_Pfluv_1.0, whole genome shotgun sequence genome includes a region encoding these proteins:
- the LOC120571420 gene encoding chromobox protein homolog 1-like has protein sequence MCPTMHRTLTEPSADVKLATVAGKKGIKAEEEEQPAAPPAAAVKEEEEEEEQPAAAAAVKEEEEEYVVEKVLDRRLVKRRVEFLLKWKGFSDEDNTWEPQDILDCPDLITEYMQKHMEEEEKKEGKRKGVSEASGDSEERGSKRKKEEVSQGKRLLRTEVPEI, from the exons GAGCCCTCAGCAGATGTCAAGCTGGCGACCGTAGCAGGAAAGAAGGGCATaaaggctgaggaggaggagcagcctgcagcacctcctgcagcagcagtgaaggaggaggaagaagaggaggagcagcctgcagcagcagcagcagtgaaggaggaagaggaggagtatGTGGTGGAGAAGGTTTTGGACCGCAGATTGGTGAAGAGAAGAGTAGAGTTCCTGCTGAAATGGAAGGGGTTCTCAGA TGAGGATAACACATGGGAGCCGCAAGACATCCTGGACTGCCCCGACCTTATCACCgagtacatgcagaaacacatggaggaggaggagaagaaggagggcaAGAGGAAAGGTGTCAGTGAGGCCTCTGGAGACTCAGAGGAGCgagggagcaagaggaagaaggaggaggtgagCCAAGGAAAGAGGTTACTCCGAACTGAAGTCCCAGAAATCTAA